From the genome of Desulfurobacteriaceae bacterium:
TAGACAGGGAAATTGAAAGGATGAAAGAAGAATTCCTAAGGTTAGAAAAGATAAAAGCAGAAATGCTCTCCATTCAGAATACCCTCAAGAGCTACTTTAAAGTAGGAGAGAAAAATGATTAACCCTAACAACGTGTACGGTAAATATCAAACTGCTACTTTAACTCCCGAAGAAGCAGTTCTCAGACTTCATGAGAAGCTCCTTGAAAGGATGGAAACTATAGAGAAAGCTATCAAAACTATACAATCTCTTGAGCCCAAAGACTTTGAAAAGAAAAAAGAAAATTTAGAGTTGATTTCTAAAGAACTAGAACTGATACTTGAAAGTGTAGATGCAATAAAGGGTATGCTCAGCGAGGAAACTCCGGAAGAGCTGAAGAAAAAGTTAGAATCGGTTTACAACATTTTTAAAGTTACTGTAATCGTCGCCTGTTACCACGAAGATACCAAAAAACTTAACGAAGCGAGGAAAATTTTGCTTCCTTTGTACGAAGGTTGGAAGGAATACGTTGAAAAAAGCTAAGGTTTGTAGGTTTTGTTAACTTTGCTTTTTAACTTTATTTTATCTAACCTATCTTTTAGGATGAAGCTTCTAGCTTCAATAATTTCTAAAGCTTTAGTAAATGCCATAAACCCTTCAAAGGTTGGAAGCTTTCCTTGTTTAATTTCGGATTTTATTTCTTCCAAAAGTGTTTTAAGTTTTTGATAATCCATTTTGTTCTTTCTTACTTCTTCTAAAAGTTGCTCATAAGGATTCATCTTACAAATTCCGGTATCTGTGTCCAAATTTCTTTTGTAAAGTCTGAGACGGAGATTAAAAACCAGTTTGAAAGAAAGTACATTATTAGAAGGGCTAAAAGCAGTTTGGGAACAAAGGTTAAGGTCATCTCGTTTATTTGGGTTGCCGCTTGAAAAATGCTTATGACTATACCTATTACAAATATAGCTGCAAGCACCGGAGAAGTTAGAAGAAAGGCCAGCTCTAAGGTTCTCTTTATTAGGTCTGCGGCAATATCAATATCCACCGTTCTTGCCCTGCTATAATTTATTTTACTATTTTTAATTTTAACACTTTTAACACTTGCAAGGGACGTCGTGAACACACAGGCAGAAAAGTATAGTCTTAACTGGAAAACATTAGCCCCCGAATTTCTCATCATAGGCGGTGTTGTTTCTATCGTCATTTTAATGGTCATTCCCATTCCCGCCTTCTTGGTTGATTTCTTGATAGCCCTGAGTGTTTCTTTTTCTCTTATGTTGCTCATTACCAGCATGTACATTAAGAATCCCCTTGAGTTCTCTATATTCCCCACTCTTTTGTTGGTGGCTACGTTGTTTAGACTTTCTTTGAACGTTACAACGACAAAGAGAATACTCCTTTACGGAGACCAAGGTCCAGAGGCGGCGGGGAAAATAATAAAAACTTTCGGACAATTTGTTGTTGGAGGAAACTTTGTAGTAGGAATTATCATCTTTCTTATCTTGGTAATAATTAACTTCGTGGTTATTGTAAAAGGTTCTGAAAGGGTTGCTGAAGTAGCAGCAAGGTTCACTCTTGATGCCATGCCGGGAAAGCAGATGAGCATAGACGCAGACCTCAGTGCCGGTCTTATAACAGAAGAGGAGGCCAAAAAGAGGAGACAGGAAATAATCAAGGAAGCTGACTTTTACGGGGCTATGGACGGTGCAAGTAAATTTGTTAAAGGAGACGCCATAGCTGGTCTTATTATAACTGCGATAAACATCATAGGCGGTATCGCTATCGGGGTTCTTCAAAAGCATCTTCCAATATCTGAAGCACTTTCCACCTATACGATTCTTACTGTTGGTGATGGTCTTTCAAGCCAAATACCTTCCCTTTTAACTGCGACAGCAACCGGAGTTATAGTTACAAGGGCCGCATCCGAAACAAACTTCGGAAGGGACTTTCTAACTCAATTCTCAAGATACCCCAAGACTTTAATCTTGACGGGAAT
Proteins encoded in this window:
- a CDS encoding flagellar protein FliS, whose translation is MINPNNVYGKYQTATLTPEEAVLRLHEKLLERMETIEKAIKTIQSLEPKDFEKKKENLELISKELELILESVDAIKGMLSEETPEELKKKLESVYNIFKVTVIVACYHEDTKKLNEARKILLPLYEGWKEYVEKS
- a CDS encoding flagellar biosynthesis protein FlhA, with amino-acid sequence MNTQAEKYSLNWKTLAPEFLIIGGVVSIVILMVIPIPAFLVDFLIALSVSFSLMLLITSMYIKNPLEFSIFPTLLLVATLFRLSLNVTTTKRILLYGDQGPEAAGKIIKTFGQFVVGGNFVVGIIIFLILVIINFVVIVKGSERVAEVAARFTLDAMPGKQMSIDADLSAGLITEEEAKKRRQEIIKEADFYGAMDGASKFVKGDAIAGLIITAINIIGGIAIGVLQKHLPISEALSTYTILTVGDGLSSQIPSLLTATATGVIVTRAASETNFGRDFLTQFSRYPKTLILTGMFLALLGVVPGFPAFVFVPLGASLILTGYRLSKKAEEEYRRTLMLEELKKKEEAEKKEESE
- a CDS encoding flagellar biosynthetic protein FliQ, with translation MGMTIKMTIETTPPMMRNSGANVFQLRLYFSACVFTTSLASVKSVKIKNSKINYSRARTVDIDIAADLIKRTLELAFLLTSPVLAAIFVIGIVISIFQAATQINEMTLTFVPKLLLALLIMYFLSNWFLISVSDFTKEIWTQIPEFVR